The Paenibacillus thermoaerophilus genome includes the window CGGCTTGCTCAGCGGGCGGCCGCGGCCAATTCCCGTTCGGCCAGCCAGCTTTGGAACCCGCCGTTAACGGAGTCGATGAGGCCTCCGCCCAGGCAGACGTCGCCGTCGTAGAACACGACCGCTTGTCCGGGAGTAACGGCCCGTTGCGGCTCCATAAATTCGACGTCGCAGGTGCCGTCGCCGCGCGGCGTCACCGTCACCGCTTGGTCTTGCTGCCGGTACCGGAACTTGGCTGTGCAGCGGAAGGAGCCCGCGGCCGGAGGCGTGCCGGCGATCCAGTTGACGTCGGTCGCATGCAGGCTTTGCGAATACAGCGCCGGATGTTTGTCTCCTTGCACGACATACAGGACGTTCTCGCGCAGATCTTTGCCGGCGACGAACCACGGTTCGCCCGTGCCGGAGCCTCCGATGCCAAGACCTTGGCGCTGGCCGAGCGTATAATACATGAGCCCGTCGTGACGCCCCTTCACCCGGCCGTCCAGATCGCGGATTTCGCCGCTTTGCGCCGGCAGGTAGTGGCTGAGGAATTCCTTGAAATTGCGCTCGCCGATAAAGCAGACGCCGGTGCTGTCTTTTTTCTTGGCGGTCGCCAGTCCCGCTTCCTCGGCGATGCGGCGAACTTCCGGCTTCGGCAGATGGCCGATCGGGAACATCGCTTTGGCCAGTTGCTGCTGGCTCAGCATCATCAGGAAATACGACTGGTCCTTGTTGGCGTCCACGCCACGCAGCAGTTGCATGCGTCCGTCGTCTCCGCGCCGGAGCCGGGCGTAATGGCCGGTGGCGATATAGTCGGCGTCCAGCTCAAGCGCTTTGTTCAGGAACTCGCCGAACTTGATCTCCCGGTTGCACAGGACGTCCGGATTCGGAGTGCGTCCTTTGCGGTATTCGTCGAGGAAGTAGGCGAACACTTTGTCCGCGTACTCCCGCTCGAAATTAACCGTATAGAAAGGGATGCCGATCTGGCCGCACACCCGGCGGACATCTTCCGCGTCCTCTTCCGCGGTGCAATGGCCGAACTCGTCGGAATCGTCCCAGTTTTTCATGAAGATGCCGATGACCTCGTACCCTTGCTGTTTGAGCAGGAGCGCGGTGACCGAGGAGTCTACGCCGCCCGACATGCCGACGACGACCCGGGTAGACTCGGGCGGTTTGCCGATCGTGCTAGTCCGCATATCCATCTATCTCGCTCCTTTGCATCGTATAATTAAAACGCAACATTATTGTACCACAGACCGCCCTCCCAATGAAAATTGGTTCAGGAAATGCATGTTTGCTGTACCCATCGATGAAACATTATGATAACATAGGAATGATTGCGGAAAAGCCGGCGCTCGAACGATACCGGTTGAACAGGTTCGCATCTGGCAAGGATGGAGAATAAGCCCCGGCTCTTATCGGAGCCTGTTCGACGGGGAGCGGCCGCCTTCCGGCGGAGCCCGACGATTCGGCTTCGCGGAATGATTCCCGTATGACTAGAAATATAGCCGCAATAACGGCAGATGAGGTGTTACTTTGAAGATCTCGACGAAAGGAAGATACGGGCTGACGATTATGATGGAGCTTGCGCTCCGCTACGGAGAAGGCCCAACTTCTCTCAAGAGCATTGCGGAGAAACACCAGCTGTCCGAGCATTATCTGGAGCAACTTATTTCCCCGTTGCGCAACGCCGGATTGGTCAAGAGCATCCGCGGCGCATACGGCGGATACATCTTGTCCAAAATGCCGGAAGAGATCACGGCTGGCGACGTAATCCGCGTGCTGGAGGGACCGATCAGCCCGGTCGACTTTACGGAAGAGGACGATCCGGCCAAACGCGACTTGTGGATACGCATCAAGAACAGCATCGCCGAGGTGCTCGATTCGACGACGCTGGCCCACCTGATCGCGTATCAGGACGACGGATCGGAGCCAGGCAGCTACATGTTTTACATTTAACCGGTCGTTCCGGTTAACGAGGAGACGGACAGCATGGAGCGGACAAGCATTTATCTGGATCATGCGGCATCGACGCCGCTGGCTCCCGGCGTGCTGGAGGCGATGCTGCCGTACTGGTCGCAGGCGTACGGCAATCCGTCCAGCTTGCACAGATATGGGCAGGCTGCCCGGGTCGCAGTCAGCCGGGCGCGGGATGAAGCCGCATCCCGGCTGGGCGTATCGCCTGCCGAGCTGATCTACACGAGCGGCGGTACGGAAAGCGACAATCTGGCGATTCTGGGGGCGGCGGACGCCCGGCCGAAGGAACGGCGCCATGCCGTAACGACGGCCATCGAACATCATGCGGTGCTGCATGCGTTCCGCAGACTCGAACGCGAAGGGGTTGAAGTGACGTACGTTCGTCCCGATTCGACGGGACAGGTGTCGCCGGAGGCGATTCGCGAAGCCGTCCGGCCGGATACGTTCCTGATCAGCGTTATGTACGGCAACAATGAGGTCGGAACGATACAACCCGTATCTGAAATCGGCGAAATTGCGCGATCGGTTGGCGCATTGTATCATGTGGACGCGGTGCAGGCGCTCGGCGCGGTGCCGATCGATCTGAAGGCGATCGGCGCCGATTTCGTCAGCTTCTCCGCGCACAAAATCGGCGGACCCAAAGGAGTCGGCCTGCTGTACGCCCGGCGCGGCGCGGCGCTGGAGCCGCAACTGTGGGGCGGCCTGCAGGAACGCGGCAGGCGCGCCGGCACGGAGAATGTGCCCGGCATCGTCGGCATGACCGCCGCGTTGGGGTTGGCGCTGGACAATCTGCCGGAGCGGATGGCGAAGCTGGAGGCGCTGAGGTCGGAGCTGCTGGCGCGGCTCGCCGAAGTTGCCGGTTCCGACGGAATGGTCGTGAACGGGCACCCGGTCGACCGGCTGCCGCATATATTAAACGTAAGCTTTCCCGGGTTGTCGACAGAGACCTTGCTGATGAATCTGGATCTGGCGGGCGTATGCGCGGCCAGCGGCTCGGCCTGCTCGTCGGGCTCGCTGGAGCTGTCGCATGTGCTGCGCGCGATGGATTTGCCGGAGGACCGGATGCGCTCCGCGGTCCGATTCAGCGTGGGGATGTCGAATACGCTGGAAGAAATGGCGGAAGCGGCCCGCCGGTTTGAAACCTTTTACCGCAAAATACGTAAATAAGTATATTCTTCGCGTTTGCGTGAAAGCCTATATCAGGAAATACGCGGCGGGAGGAATGCAAAAGTGAGCCTCGCCACTCCTGACGTTCCGTACATACGGGCGAGCAGCCTGCTCAGGCTGCCGATCGTAGAAGAACGGCGCGCGAGACGCTTGGGGCACGTCCGGGATGTGCTGCTGGGCGAGAACCGGCAGCCGAAGGCGCTGCTGGTTGTGCCCGGCCGATGGCGGTTGCCGGCGGTTGTGCTGCCGGTTGACAAAATCCGCCGGATCGGTCCGGAAGCGGTCGTCGCGGCAAGCCGCGAGGATTTCGTGCGGGTTCGTTCCGTCCGCGAGTACATCGGTACCGTCGGCGGAAAGCGGCGTCTGATCGGAACCCCGGTCTGGACGCAGGCGGGCGAATCGCTTGGAACGGTATCGGACGTTTATTTCGGGCAACTTTTGGCTACACCTGTAATAGGGTTCGAATTGACAGAAGGTTGGCTGAACGACCTGCGGGACGGCCGCAGATGGCTTCCCGCCCCGGCGTGCTGGTCGGTTGGCGAGATCATCCTCGTTCCCGAGGATGGCAATACGGATGAACAGTGACAAGGTAGGATGTGAAGCGCATGATCAAATGCCCGAACTGCGGTTCGAAGGATGTCGGCAAAATCGGCTCCCACCAATTTTATTGTTGGGGCTGTTTTATCGAATTAAGCGTAAGCGGAGACAAAATCTCCGTGTACCAGGTGGAGGAAGACGGCACGCTCAGCTCGCTGGACGATCTCTTCATGGAAGAGGACTTCACCGAAATTCACGCGGTCAACTGAGCAGGCCGCGAAAAACCGCCCCGATCTGGCGAAAGGGGCGGTTTTTCTTATGCCTTTATACCCGCACCCGAAGCGCGGGAGCGGCGGACGTTACACTTGCAGCCAGAGAGCCGGCACGTTCGGCGGTTCCCAGCCCGGAAGCGACGTATGGCTTTGACGGCATTGATAGATCAAGCCGTTGTAGGACACGAGCTGGCCCACCGTATAAGACGTGTTGGGAGCCCACGGCGTAGCGGCCGGCGGGGGCGCGGTTTTGACACTGACGGCGTTGCTGTTCGCCGATTCGTTGCCCGCGGCGTCATACGCCCGGACGGTGAAGGTATAGGTCGTATCGGGCGCAAGTCCGGTTACGATTTTCTCCAGAGTCGTTCCGTTCACCGTCGCGACCAACGTTCCGCCTTGATAGATCCGATAGCCCGCCACGCCGACATTGTCGGTGGACGCGCCCCACATCAGATGGACGCTGTTGGAGCCGGGCGTGCCCATCACATGCAGACCGGTTGGAGCGGTCGGCGGACTGTTGTCGACGGGAACGCTGCCGGTCGTCACCGTGACGGTATTGCTCGCGGCCGATTCGTTGCCCGCGGCATCGAGGGCCGTCACTTTGAAGGTGTATGTGGTGCTGGAGGTCAATCCCGTCACGTCGTAGCTCAAGGCCGAGCCGGATACGGTGGCGATGACGTTACTGCCGGAGTAGATCCGATAGCCGGTCACGCCGACATTGTCGCTGGAGGCCCCCCAGGACAGGCTGACGCTGGTCGCGCCGACGTTCGCAGCTCTCAGGTTCGAAGGGGCGGTCGGCGCTTGCGTGTCGGACGATCCTCCGCCTTGGAAATTCACGTCGATGACGTTGTAGAAGGCGTTGGCGGTGTCGGCGATATCCCAAACGGCCAAAATGACGTGATATCCGGTTCTGTCCGAAGGAACGTTGCAGGTGTGAGAATAGGTGAAGGGAGGCTGCTGGCCGTTGTAGTTTTGCGTGCAGAACGGAGTCAGGTCAAACTGGGCGCGGGTGAGAGGCTGGTTCGGATTCCAATTCGGTTTGGTGATGAAGTAGCGGAAACTGGTGGTCGCATGCGCCGCGGTGAACTTCCAGGTGAACGTCGTCTGTCCGCCGCTGATCGCCACCTTGGTCCAGCGGTTGGCCGATTGTTCGTCCAGCTTGGGGAAGAGACCGCCCGCGCTTGCGATTTTGCCGTCAGCGGGGCCGCTTAGCGGGAAGCCTTTCGGCGCTTCGAGACTTTGCGGTTCGTAGACGATGGCGCCGCAATCCGTGTTCTGCCCTTGCTTGCAGAGGATGGCGCGGCTGGCGGGCGAATCGACCCATCCGTGGGCGGACGCTTTTTCCGCGAAAAACGCCATCAGCACGATCGAGACAACCATAAGAGCCGCCGTCAGCAGTACCCTGGAGAATGTTTGCGATGACAAACGAATTTGCATCATACATCATTACCTCCTAATCGTTAAGATGATGAGCAGGGCGGCAAATCGACACCTGACAAAAATTAAAGCGTTTTAACTTTCACTCCTTTCAAAATGGATTTATATAAACTCAAATAACGAGTTTATATATCTCCCGCTGTTGGAAATCGTTGGGTTACCCCCATCATAATGCATTTGGGCGAAAAAGCATACCCCCCTGAAAGAAATTCCAGGGGGGAAATTTTCATAGAGCCGGCGGTTTACGGAGACAACCGAACCGCTTTCAGGTTGATCCGGTCTCCCGCTTGTTCCTGCCAGATCACGCCGTCCTTGCGGATGTACGGTAGCATGCCTGGCGACTCGTTCAGCTTTTCCGTTTTTTCGCTCGCGACCGCTTTGGGGATACGGGCCGGGGTTTCGGTCGGAAGGCAAAAGGCAACGCCTTGGGATATTCGACGGTCGCGATTCTGGATATCCGTCCGGAGCCTGAAGAGGTTAGGCAAAGCCCTTTGCTGCATGGCCGGATTCATCCGCTTCATCGCTCGTCCAGGAGAGGAAGCCGTTATTCGACAGGGACAAGCGCGCCAGGTCTGGAATGCCGTCATGCGGATGGTTTTGCGCCGAATCGATTGTCGAAATTTCTCCGCTTGAAAAAGAATACGCATAAATCGTCCAATCATTGTTGTTGCCTCCGGCCCAAACCGCTTTTTCGTCAAAAATATCCGATTGCGCCACATGGTTGTGGCCCGTTTCGATCGTGATGCTAGTTCCTGGATACCGGCCGGCGCTTGGCCGGGGCGCATCCGTTTCCCGATTCGGAACGCTTGCCTCTTGTTTCGCCGGATGAAGCTCTCCTTCGCAGCCGCTAATTGCGGCAATCCACGCGAAAGCCGCGATAATGAAACGAATATGCTTCACGGATGATCCTCCTAAGCGTCGCTATTCCCGCCAACAGGGGCGGTGATCAAGCCGGATGCCTGAAGCGGCGGCGCCTAACCGCGCAAGCGGATGGAAGAACATGGTCGACAAGGAGTTTTGTCGCGATTCGTACGGCCCGGATGACGACACGCCGCTACAAAAAAATACAGGTAAAAAACAGGTCTATTTTTTCTTGTCCTTTTAATATCTCTGTGATATATTCGGAAACAGGCCCAAATTGAAAACGGTATCAATCCACTGCTCGGCAGGCAGGCATACCGCCAATTCTCATGGGGAGGAATAAGCATGAAACGAACGTCAAGAATCGGTCTGGCCATTGTTTTAGCTATTGGTTTGACGCTGTCGTCGCTAGGTCCGACAGGCGTCGCTCTCGCAGCGGAAGCTTCTGTTACAGCGGCGGACAATCCATCTCTCTTGTTGAACGGCGGATTCGAGGAGCCGGTGGCGGACGGCCGCATTCCGGGATGGACTTTGACGACTCAGGGCACCGCAAATGTAAGCGTTACCGACAGCAAAGGGAAAGACAGCGCGCATAGCTTGAGAGTCGAAATGAATACGGGCAGGCTGGAACTGCATTCCGATCGGGTGAATATCGAAGCCGGAGCGGAGTACCTTTTGTCCACGTATGTCATGACGCAGTCGGGGCATATGTCAGGGCTGTACGTCTATATGTACGACCAGAACGGCACGCTCATCAAAGGGAAAAACGATCAGGGAAATCCGGTGGATTTCACGAAATTCCTGAGAATGGACCGTATACCGGAGTTGGACGGCCAATGGCGGTTCGGCGAAGCAAGCTTCACCGCTCCCGAAGGCGCCAAAACGGCCAAGGTTTCCTTGATCATCAGCAATACGGATGCAAGCAGATGGTTTCGATTCAATCTCGACGATATCGCTTTGACTCGCGTTCCGGACGACAGCGATGAAATTCCCGTCCCCCCGACCGCAACCAAAGTGGACCATATCGTCGGCGAAGTGGTCGGCGATTCTTCGCCGGTCTCCCCCTTCTACAACGTGGAATGGACCGCCGACACGGTATGGACTTCCGGCGAGAGGGGCAAGGTCGATCTGCGGTTCTACGACAGCGGCGATCGGATCTTGTCCACGGTCAGCGCTTTTGTCCCGGACCAGATCAACGTCTGGGGAGAGACGCGGATCGCCGCGACCGCACCGAGAAACGCCGCTTACGTTCGGGCAGTCATGTATATTCCGGGCGACAACAAAGCGGGCCGGTTCTATGCCGATAACATCAACCTGGTTGTCAAACCGACGCCCCATTATATATCCGATCTGGGGCCGCAATCGCAGACGTTGACGGTGATGACCGGCTCGTACGGCAAAAACAAACAAGGCCGCGATGTGATGTATACCGTCGTGCAAGGCGATCCCGGCGTGTTTGTGGTGACGGACGTGCAGACGGAAGAAGTGCTGGAGACGTATCCGCTGGTCGCCCTCGATGGAAGTCCCGTAACCGCCGCATGGGGGATCACGGTCGCGTCGGACGGCAAGGCGTATGCGGGCAGCACGCCGAACGGCACGTTGTTCCAATACGATCCGCAGACGAGAACCATGACCGCGCTCGGCAAGCCGATCAACAGCGATACCGTCATCTGGACGCTTGTTCCCGGCAAAAACGGCAAAGTGTACGGCGGCACGGGTTATTCCCAGTCGGTATTCGAGTATGATCCCGCTTCCGGCATGAAGGAACTTGTTTCTTTCAAGAGGCCGGGCGTATCCGCCGACCGGCATGTACGCTCCCTCGCTTATGACCCGGATGCCCATGTATTGTATGCCGGCGTAGGCGACGCGGCCAAACTGTATCGTTACGACCTGAATTCAAAGGCGGTAACGGATTTGTCCATCCCCGAATTCGACGGCAAAACAGCCGTATACGACCTGAGATATGCCGGCGGCAAACTGTTTGTCCGCGTCGATCCCGGCCCGCAGATGTTCGTGTACGACACGGTCGCGAAAAAATGGCTGGTCAAAGCGAATACGCAGTACAACGCCCGCGGTTTTTCTCCCGCATCGGGCGACAACCGCGTCTTTTATACGGCGCCGGTTCCGAAAGAGGACGGGACTTCGCAGGTGAAACTGTTCGAATACAATTTGGTTACGAATCAATACAAAGCGCTGGACACCGACGTCAAAAACGTCGCGGTCTCCTACGGTTACGTCGAGCTTCAAGACCCGGAATACCCCGGCCAAACGCTGGTCGGTCTGGCGGGCAATAACGGACGCGCCTTCTACTACAATCTGGCTACGGGCAAGACCCGGACGACCGAGCTCGATTTGCCGCCGCAGTTCGCGGAAATTCACAGCATCGGCAAAAGCTTCGACGGCAAAATGTTGACCGCGGGGTTTATCTCCGGCGGAGGACTGGGCATCTACTCGCCTACGAAAAACGAGACGGAGCGGCAACTGTTGATCGGCCAGATCGAAGGCTACGCTTCGTTAAACGGCAAAATGTATTTCGGCGTATACCCGGGCGCCACCCTGTTCGAATACGATCCGTCGCAGCCGTGGAACCGCACTGACGCGAGCAAGCCGAACAATCCGCTCCGCTTGCTGCAAATCGGCAACGAGCAAGACCGGCCCATCGCCATGGTAGGCGTGGAGGAATTCAACAAGGTGTTTATCGGAACGTACCCGATCGCCGGCAAGACGGGCGGAGCGTTAACCATCCTGGATCCGGCGACGAGAACGATCGAAGTGAAGCGCAACATCGTTCCCAATCATTCGTTGAACACGATGCTGTACCGCGACGGCAAGCTGTATATCGGGACGGGAGCCCAGGACGGCACGGACGGCAGGCTGGTTATCTACGATATTGCCGCGGCTCGTCT containing:
- the mnmA gene encoding tRNA 2-thiouridine(34) synthase MnmA; this translates as MDMRTSTIGKPPESTRVVVGMSGGVDSSVTALLLKQQGYEVIGIFMKNWDDSDEFGHCTAEEDAEDVRRVCGQIGIPFYTVNFEREYADKVFAYFLDEYRKGRTPNPDVLCNREIKFGEFLNKALELDADYIATGHYARLRRGDDGRMQLLRGVDANKDQSYFLMMLSQQQLAKAMFPIGHLPKPEVRRIAEEAGLATAKKKDSTGVCFIGERNFKEFLSHYLPAQSGEIRDLDGRVKGRHDGLMYYTLGQRQGLGIGGSGTGEPWFVAGKDLRENVLYVVQGDKHPALYSQSLHATDVNWIAGTPPAAGSFRCTAKFRYRQQDQAVTVTPRGDGTCDVEFMEPQRAVTPGQAVVFYDGDVCLGGGLIDSVNGGFQSWLAERELAAAAR
- the cymR gene encoding cysteine metabolism transcriptional regulator CymR encodes the protein MKISTKGRYGLTIMMELALRYGEGPTSLKSIAEKHQLSEHYLEQLISPLRNAGLVKSIRGAYGGYILSKMPEEITAGDVIRVLEGPISPVDFTEEDDPAKRDLWIRIKNSIAEVLDSTTLAHLIAYQDDGSEPGSYMFYI
- a CDS encoding cysteine desulfurase family protein, giving the protein MERTSIYLDHAASTPLAPGVLEAMLPYWSQAYGNPSSLHRYGQAARVAVSRARDEAASRLGVSPAELIYTSGGTESDNLAILGAADARPKERRHAVTTAIEHHAVLHAFRRLEREGVEVTYVRPDSTGQVSPEAIREAVRPDTFLISVMYGNNEVGTIQPVSEIGEIARSVGALYHVDAVQALGAVPIDLKAIGADFVSFSAHKIGGPKGVGLLYARRGAALEPQLWGGLQERGRRAGTENVPGIVGMTAALGLALDNLPERMAKLEALRSELLARLAEVAGSDGMVVNGHPVDRLPHILNVSFPGLSTETLLMNLDLAGVCAASGSACSSGSLELSHVLRAMDLPEDRMRSAVRFSVGMSNTLEEMAEAARRFETFYRKIRK
- a CDS encoding PRC-barrel domain-containing protein; its protein translation is MSLATPDVPYIRASSLLRLPIVEERRARRLGHVRDVLLGENRQPKALLVVPGRWRLPAVVLPVDKIRRIGPEAVVAASREDFVRVRSVREYIGTVGGKRRLIGTPVWTQAGESLGTVSDVYFGQLLATPVIGFELTEGWLNDLRDGRRWLPAPACWSVGEIILVPEDGNTDEQ
- a CDS encoding lytic polysaccharide monooxygenase; this encodes MMQIRLSSQTFSRVLLTAALMVVSIVLMAFFAEKASAHGWVDSPASRAILCKQGQNTDCGAIVYEPQSLEAPKGFPLSGPADGKIASAGGLFPKLDEQSANRWTKVAISGGQTTFTWKFTAAHATTSFRYFITKPNWNPNQPLTRAQFDLTPFCTQNYNGQQPPFTYSHTCNVPSDRTGYHVILAVWDIADTANAFYNVIDVNFQGGGSSDTQAPTAPSNLRAANVGATSVSLSWGASSDNVGVTGYRIYSGSNVIATVSGSALSYDVTGLTSSTTYTFKVTALDAAGNESAASNTVTVTTGSVPVDNSPPTAPTGLHVMGTPGSNSVHLMWGASTDNVGVAGYRIYQGGTLVATVNGTTLEKIVTGLAPDTTYTFTVRAYDAAGNESANSNAVSVKTAPPPAATPWAPNTSYTVGQLVSYNGLIYQCRQSHTSLPGWEPPNVPALWLQV
- a CDS encoding S-layer homology domain-containing protein encodes the protein MKRTSRIGLAIVLAIGLTLSSLGPTGVALAAEASVTAADNPSLLLNGGFEEPVADGRIPGWTLTTQGTANVSVTDSKGKDSAHSLRVEMNTGRLELHSDRVNIEAGAEYLLSTYVMTQSGHMSGLYVYMYDQNGTLIKGKNDQGNPVDFTKFLRMDRIPELDGQWRFGEASFTAPEGAKTAKVSLIISNTDASRWFRFNLDDIALTRVPDDSDEIPVPPTATKVDHIVGEVVGDSSPVSPFYNVEWTADTVWTSGERGKVDLRFYDSGDRILSTVSAFVPDQINVWGETRIAATAPRNAAYVRAVMYIPGDNKAGRFYADNINLVVKPTPHYISDLGPQSQTLTVMTGSYGKNKQGRDVMYTVVQGDPGVFVVTDVQTEEVLETYPLVALDGSPVTAAWGITVASDGKAYAGSTPNGTLFQYDPQTRTMTALGKPINSDTVIWTLVPGKNGKVYGGTGYSQSVFEYDPASGMKELVSFKRPGVSADRHVRSLAYDPDAHVLYAGVGDAAKLYRYDLNSKAVTDLSIPEFDGKTAVYDLRYAGGKLFVRVDPGPQMFVYDTVAKKWLVKANTQYNARGFSPASGDNRVFYTAPVPKEDGTSQVKLFEYNLVTNQYKALDTDVKNVAVSYGYVELQDPEYPGQTLVGLAGNNGRAFYYNLATGKTRTTELDLPPQFAEIHSIGKSFDGKMLTAGFISGGGLGIYSPTKNETERQLLIGQIEGYASLNGKMYFGVYPGATLFEYDPSQPWNRTDASKPNNPLRLLQIGNEQDRPIAMVGVEEFNKVFIGTYPIAGKTGGALTILDPATRTIEVKRNIVPNHSLNTMLYRDGKLYIGTGAQDGTDGRLVIYDIAAARLEGEGIVPVAGKKALSSLIWGPDGNIWGMALGTLFIYDPKTRQVIYRDDKFPAADYSYGNAHLHVGTDQNIYGSFYTGYVADKTYTSKMFKIDASTKAMTILYESNVEKLAQDDFGNFYFKNGSVLMKYSDPALVVGLVGANLAVSSEPMKIGDTRATRLTGLLEKGRSTLELSGAGKVYRSSRPEVAQIDSQGVVTALSAGTTELSVTVTLNGVTVESNKVTITVLPNATATAPYYPAWPQKETIRTNVEFDEAAKGSAAVTLDITRSKDANGAIIDELKLDAAASGDIVEQLRNAGARTAAIVLPDPKDEVSEWNLTISAEASALLSQEQVDLVLASRHVRIAIPGTSLKERAEDVTFRIVPLKSDKEREELERRSQSNEEIVKAAGGNNDIRVSGRPVTIETNLQNRPVTLALPLDSGIDVDDDELEQWGAYIEHSDGSQEIVRGTVVDLDGKGAKGVQIAASRFSTFSAVRVNGWGTERPDSAAGYIRGYEDGTFRPERTLTRAETAAAIARITSAETAEADVSFADVPDSHWARPFISHVSRLRIMNGYADGSFKPDQPITRAEMAAVLAPLLTGGGNGSSGAFADMEGHWAREAVAQLRAAGIVNGYEDGTFRPDQTITRAEAVVMLNGLLAIEPLAGSEPRWRDVPSDYWAYGAIQAASVQP